A genomic segment from Zygotorulaspora mrakii chromosome 1, complete sequence encodes:
- the GID7 gene encoding glucose-induced degradation complex subunit GID7 (similar to Saccharomyces cerevisiae GID7 (YCL039W); ancestral locus Anc_1.34) yields MPLSYDRNSDRPDVFVPSYTSKRKKSMIVSSNEVQMNQNSNTANGQNDLRLFDKEQLAKLLIHALKELGYNQSSNALQEETGGIQVESAVVQKLFNIIRSGNYENITVSLLCQLPLKYGSLNSEHIAGHLSQGQPPFNQSGYLGTSSEDNSMKIENIIVQGTDWQRVIAQMQQELKNFESILPVSGKSFDSQIAVQLISLVEIMVLINREIFLELVFDQQNPPIAVLFLRNILRKYIQLWDSLLSLENHFLDKDTTFTPDNLLREMTTILTSPFDSNQRNTMWHGSLARSRETLIEEISDYINPNDLVPKGRLLTLLKQAITYQQTQEAFSAVAENEELATIENGEQSTSFKQCNKKFNLLQDNISTFQQIKFVEEKTLIQNVDEIWYLQFSPDGKYLASASADSLTDRKIMIYDVENDFQVYKVLAGNDQCVLYLSFSPDSRYVVSCPFNEMANVYDIHSKGESTNINPNSENGLIAEVIAPINTFQIPSTPGSPEAASNNCGGPPRIWCCDWFHTSDHKGRFVVGSPDREVAIYDMNRNAIILRLSNSICPPLNGTNDLGSAPLEPFPRVHDLKITADDNYLILMTHQGNIDVYDLTQLPSNEKVEAKEANLDKVLLPRISRLTVQKRMTCISLPNIVDPKSPLASLLLVSLQSNELQLWDFKEQILVQKFFGQRQEQFIIRSCFGYNNELIASGSEDGKIYIWDRINGNIVGVLTAHVTQRPVPSGSNKKFGKNCNVVAWSPTNKALCASGGDDGYIKIWRVGTE; encoded by the coding sequence ATGCCCTTATCCTATGATCGAAACAGTGATAGGCCAGACGTATTTGTTCCTTCATACACAAGCAAACGTAAGAAGTCAATGattgtttcttcaaatgaagTTCAGATGAATCAGAATTCAAATACAGCAAATGGACAAAACGACTTGCGCCTCTTTGATAAGGAACAGCTTGCAAAATTATTAATACATGCGTTGAAAGAACTTGGTTATAATCAATCATCGAATGCATTGCAGGAGGAGACTGGTGGTATTCAGGTGGAGTCTGCCGTAGTCcagaaacttttcaatataattCGAAGCGGCAACTATGAGAATATCACAGTATCACTACTCTGTCAACTACCATTGAAATATGGCTCATTAAATTCAGAGCATATTGCTGGGCATCTCTCTCAGGGGCAGCCTCCTTTTAATCAATCAGGTTACCTAGGAACGAGCAGTGAAGACAACTCCATGAAAATTGAGAACATTATTGTTCAGGGTACTGATTGGCAAAGAGTCATTGCACAAATGCAACAAGAGctcaagaattttgaaagtattCTACCGGTTTCTGgtaaatcttttgattctCAAATTGCTGTGCAGCTAATAAGCCTTGTGGAAATTATGGTTTTGATAAACAGAGAAATATTTCTGGAGCTAGTTTTTGATCAGCAGAATCCTCCTATTGCTGTCttatttttgagaaatataCTACGCAAATACATTCAGCTTTGGGATTCTTTACTTTCTCTGGAAAACCACTTTTTAGATAAGGATACGACATTTACGCCGGATAATCTTCTAAGGGAAATGACTACAATTCTCACAAGTCCATTTGATTCAAACCAAAGAAACACTATGTGGCATGGGTCATTGGCGAGGTCTCGTGAAACATTGATAGAAGAGATATCAGACTATATTAATCCAAATGACTTAGTACCTAAAGGAAGGTTGCTCACGCTGTTGAAACAGGCAATTACGTACCAGCAAACGCAAGAGGCTTTTTCAGCTGTCGCAGAGAACGAAGAACTCGCAACCATTGAAAATGGCGAGCAAAGCACTTCGTTCAAACAATGCAATAAGAAGTTCAACTTATTGCAAGACAACATCTCCACGTTTCAACAAATCAAATTCGTAGAGGAAAAAactttgattcaaaatgttgACGAAATTTGGTACTTACAATTTTCACCGGATGGGAAGTATCTTGCCAGTGCATCTGCCGACTCCTTAACAGATCgaaaaataatgatatatgatgttgaaaatgattttcAGGTCTACAAAGTTTTAGCTGGTAATGACCAATGCGTATTGTACCTTTCGTTTTCTCCTGACAGTCGATATGTAGTCTCGTGCCCCTTTAATGAAATGGCCAATGTCTATGATATTCACTCTAAAGGAGAATCAACTAACATTAATCCCAATTCGGAGAATGGGTTGATTGCGGAAGTAATTGCACCCATAAATACCTTCCAAATTCCAAGTACTCCTGGTAGCCCGGAAGCTGCCTCTAATAACTGTGGGGGACCCCCAAGAATTTGGTGCTGCGATTGGTTTCATACTTCGGATCACAAAGGGAGATTCGTTGTCGGTTCCCCCGATCGTGAAGTTGCTATATATGATATGAATAGAAATGCCATAATACTAAggctttcaaattcaatttgtcCTCCTTTAAACGGTACAAATGACTTAGGTAGCGCGCCTTTGGAACCCTTTCCTCGAGTGCACGATTTAAAAATTACGGCAGATGATAATTATTTGATACTGATGACGCACCAGGGCAATATCGACGTATATGATTTGACTCAGCTGCCTAGCAATGAAAAAGTCGAAGCAAAAGAAGCTAACTTGGACAAAGTGCTACTGCCgagaatttcaagattAACTGTTCAGAAAAGGATGACCTGTATCTCATTACCTAATATAGTGGATCCAAAAAGTCCACTCGCTTCTTTACTTTTAGTGAGCTTACAGTCTAATGAACTTCAACTGTGGGATTTCAAAGAGCAAATATTGGtccaaaagttttttggACAGCGTCAGGAACAATTTATTATACGATCGTGCTTTGGCTACAATAACGAACTCATTGCAAGTGGCTCCGAAGATGGCAAAATTTACATTTGGGATAGAATTAATGGGAATATTGTTGGCGTGCTAACAGCTCATGTTACGCAGAGACCAGTGCCGAGTGGTAGTAATAAAAAGTTTGGCAAGAATTGTAATGTTGTCGCTTGGAGCCCAACAAACAAAGCACTTTGTGCGTCAGGTGGTGATGATGGTTATATTAAAATTTGGAGAGTAGGTACAGAGTAG
- a CDS encoding uncharacterized protein (similar to Saccharomyces cerevisiae GLK1 (YCL040W) and EMI2 (YDR516C); ancestral locus Anc_1.33) — MSFDDLHKATARALTSAVDEICEEFKIDGDDLKTLTEYFIESMEQGLKPLEDGESEETSKGLPMIPSFVTGKPNGTEKGTLLAADLGGTNFRVCSVNLKGDHTFSMEQTKSRIPDELLEDDSVTSSELFGYLARRTVLFMKKFHPEFFKEPGAESQKPLKMGFTFSYPIDQKSLASGSLIRWTKGFKIKDTIGKDVVKLYQEELNSHGLGMINVVALTNDTVGTFLSHCYSSGTADSLSSGEISEPVIGCIFGTGTNGCYMEKIENITKLPQEAREGLLNEGKTHMVINTEWGSFDNELKYLPTSKYDVDIDQKLSSNPGFHLFEKRVSGMFLGELLRNMLVDLHERGLMLNQYRTYNQLPHRLRTPFELSSEVLSHIEIDDSTGLRETELSLLQSLRLPTTPTERIEIQKMVRAISRRSAYLAAVPIAAILIKTNALNKRYHGEVEIGCDGSVVEYYPGFRSMVRHALSLSPIGSDGERKVHLRIAKDGSGAGAALCALVA; from the coding sequence ATGTCGTTTGACGATCTACACAAGGCAACTGCAAGGGCGCTTACCTCTGCTGTGGATGAGATTTGTGAggaattcaaaattgacggagatgatttgaaaacGCTGACAGAGTATTTCATCGAAAGTATGGAGCAAGGGCTGAAGCCGTTGGAAGACGGCGAGAGTGAGGAAACGTCGAAGGGTCTACCGATGATCCCCTCGTTTGTGACGGGCAAGCCGAACGGTACCGAAAAGGGCACTCTATTGGCAGCCGATCTGGGCGGCACGAATTTTAGGGTCTGTTCGGTGAACTTAAAGGGTGACCACACCTTCTCTATGGAGCAGACAAAGTCGAGGATCCCAGATGAGCTGCTGGAGGACGACAGTGTGACTAGCAGTGAGTTATTTGGCTATTTGGCGCGTCGTACCGTCTTGTTTATGAAGAAGTTCCACCCGGAGTTTTTCAAGGAACCAGGAGCGGAGTCACAGAAGCCTTTGAAAATGGGATTCACGTTTTCGTATCCGATCGATCAGAAATCTCTTGCTTCTGGTAGCCTCATCAGATGGACGAAGGGCTTCAAGATAAAGGACACGATAGGTAAAGATGTCGTCAAGCTGTACCAGGAAGAGCTGAATTCGCATGGTTTGGGCATGATAAACGTGGTGGCTTTGACGAATGACACTGTGGGGACTTTCCTGTCGCATTGTTACTCTTCCGGTACGGCAGATTCCTTGTCGTCAGGTGAAATATCTGAGCCGGTGATCGGATGTATATTTGGTACAGGAACCAATGGGTGTTATATGGAGAAGATTGAGAATATCACTAAATTGCCACAGGAGGCGAGGGAGGGACTTCTGAACGAAGGTAAGACGCATATGGTTATCAACACAGAATGGGGgtcttttgataatgaatTGAAGTATTTGCCGACTTCGAAATATGACGTTGATATCGATCAAAAACTTTCCTCCAATCCCGGGTTCcacctttttgaaaaacgtGTGTCAGGTATGTTCCTTGGTGAACTACTGAGAAATATGCTCGTGGATCTACATGAGAGAGGTTTGATGTTAAATCAATATCGCACGTACAATCAACTCCCCCATCGTTTGAGAACTCCTTTTGAACTCTCAAGTGAAGTTTTATCCCACATTGAAATCGATGACTCTACAGGTTTAAGAGAGACAGAATTGTCGTTGTTGCAAAGTTTGAGACTACCAACGACCCCTACTGAACgtattgaaattcaaaaaatggttCGCGCAATTTCTCGTAGATCAGCTTATTTGGCAGCTGTTCCCATTGCAGCTATTCTGATCAAGACAAATGCGCTCAACAAAAGATATCATGGTGAGGTTGAAATCGGATGTGATGGATCAGTTGTCGAATACTACCCGGGCTTTAGATCAATGGTTAGACACGCTTTATCGTTAAGTCCTATAGGCTCCGATGGGGAACGTAAAGTCCACTTACGCATCGCAAAAGATGGTAGTGGAGCGGGTGCCGCATTGTGTGCTCTAGTTGCTTGA
- the PDI1 gene encoding protein disulfide isomerase PDI1 (similar to Saccharomyces cerevisiae PDI1 (YCL043C) and EUG1 (YDR518W); ancestral locus Anc_1.31) — MLVNKKTLFQAFAILASALSAKAQEASAPDDSAVVKLTSETFEDFIKENPVVLAEFFAPWCGHCKTLAPHYVEAAAALESEDIALAQIDCTVEQDLCMKQGIRGYPSLKLFKNHDLENPKDYAGGRTANAIITYMKKQILPTVQVVDSQKDLEAILTKATQPVIFSNGDAALNETFFSIADKFSEEYTFVSFPGSKVKLAVQLPSEAEAIEYNGDITEVEKNPEILESWLKVEALPYFGEITGESFGSYVESDVPLAYFFYTDDDEFEEYTEFFTDLAKEHRGKINFVGLDSRKFGKHAENLNMDEQFPLFAIHNMSSNLKYGLPQLAKEEFEKLTEAVKLETKDISKLVNEFLSGKSEAIIKSEEVPEVQESNVIKIVGKSHDGIAYDEEKDVLVKYYAPWCGHCKRLAPIYEELADILASDEDSKDKFVIAEVDSTLNDIQDVEIEGFPTIVLYPAGKNTEPVVFSSQRELTNFITFLEENAGNKVDFQIIHDSYKSALEAQKVADDLDEVEEDEDFEHDEL; from the coding sequence ATGCTGGTTAACAAAAAAACTCTCTTTCAAGCTTTTGCCATCTTGGCATCTGCATTAAGCGCAAAGGCACAGGAAGCTAGTGCTCCTGATGACTCTGCTGTTGTCAAATTGACCAGcgaaacttttgaagatttcaTCAAGGAAAATCCAGTAGTTCTAGCTGAATTCTTCGCTCCATGGTGCGGTCATTGTAAAACGTTAGCTCCACACTATGTTGAAGCCGCTGCCGCTTTGGAAAGCGAGGACATTGCATTGGCTCAGATCGACTGTACTGTTGAACAGGATTTATGCATGAAACAAGGTATTAGAGGATAtccatctttgaaattgttcaaGAATCACGATCTAGAAAATCCAAAGGATTATGCAGGTGGCAGAACTGCTAATGCTATTATTACATACATGAAGAAGCAAATCTTACCAACGGTACAAGTTGTTGATTCACAAAAAGATCTAGAGGCCATTTTGACGAAAGCTACACAACCAGTTATTTTTTCGAATGGAGATGCAGCCTTGAATGAAACTTTCTTCTCCATTGCTGATAAATTCTCGGAAGAGTACACATTTGTCTCTTTCCCTGGATCGAAGGTTAAGTTAGCTGTTCAACTGCCAAGTGAAGCCGAAGCCATTGAATACAATGGTGACATCAcagaagttgaaaagaatccagaaattttggagaGCTGGTTAAAGGTTGAAGCTTTACCATACTTTGGAGAAATCACCGGTGAGAGCTTCGGTTCATATGTTGAAAGTGACGTACCATTAGcctatttcttttatactgatgatgatgaattcGAAGAATATactgaatttttcactgaTTTAGCGAAGGAACACCGTGGTAAAATTAACTTTGTCGGTCTTGACTCTAGAAAGTTCGGTAAACACGCAGAGAATTTGAATATGGATGAGCAATTTCCTCTATTTGCTATTCACAACATGAGCAGTAACTTGAAATACGGTTTACCACAATTGGCTAAGgaagaatttgagaaattaaCCGAGGCTGTTAAATTGGAAACCAAAGATATTTCTAAGTTGGTCAATGAATTCTTGTCTGGTAAGTCGGAAGCTATCATCAAGTCGGAAGAAGTTCCAGAAGTTCAAGAATCTAACGTCATCAAGATTGTTGGTAAAAGCCATGATGGCATTGCCTAtgatgaagagaaagatGTATTAGTCAAGTACTACGCTCCATGGTGCGGTCACTGTAAGAGACTTGCACCAATTTACGAAGAGTTGGCAGACATTTTGGCTTCCGATGAGGATTCCAAAGATAAGTTTGTCATTGCTGAAGTTGATTCCACCTTGAACGATATCCAGGACGTCGAAATCGAAGGTTTCCCAACTATCGTCCTCTACCCAGCAGGCAAAAATACTGAACCTGTtgtattttcttctcaaagaGAGCTTACAAACTTCATAACCttccttgaagaaaatgccGGTAACAAAGTCGATTTCCAAATCATTCACGACAGCTACAAGAGTGCATTGGAAGCGCAAAAAGTAGCTGATGATCTCGATGAGGTTGAGGAAGATGAGGATTTCGAGCACGACGAATTGTAA
- the MGR1 gene encoding Mgr1p (similar to Saccharomyces cerevisiae MGR1 (YCL044C); ancestral locus Anc_1.30), with the protein MISRLFAYTTVFRFHFQPKWAHEKWRNIEEGSQNIKLLELNKAFRTKIIRVMALYTPPGKPSSRPSAGESINDSRDDPKDDSKKFYVRPSLGLRIWGPLVPASDNKMGLWSLVGAQTIVGLFCMYRLRGLRGPTKSLRRDIADIPSLNRFSTTHGEILASPVPAAMGHVRVGNTASVVNGGKVLGTTFGGASSFFKSKAQGTGQGFFKSAGVIAFRKVLYLLTGTLLLSQSLLETCRLTILKYDPWVEEAKSVREKQFYNDIIQFYHEGIDPTKIRVKDAKSGDVMSTNIPEVRQSVALVRAQSEAQNPIIRWYGPLEYQPMSFTEYLDRLEYHLDMADFLQDKRNVKESTIQVMKKLTHTQGESEQIIKINEKNRRELLNITSNVDKGTMPLSSNVQQYPSRGIVMDVNQDSPEKVDLEETWNLYDPWMNLAFDTSLSIKFLPTLMTPNDIMDGKSKERNDSNDDKEPKAE; encoded by the coding sequence ATGATTTCTAGACTTTTCGCGTACACCACAGTTTTTCGGTTTCACTTTCAACCGAAATGGGCACATGAAAAGTGGCGAAATATAGAAGAAGGATCACAGAATATTAAGCTATTAGAGTTGAACAAGGCTTTTAGAACCAAAATAATACGAGTAATGGCTTTATATACGCCACCAGGTAAGCCGTCTTCTCGGCCTTCGGCTGGTGAAAGTATCAATGATAGCAGGGATGACCCGAAGGATGATAGTAAGAAGTTCTATGTGCGACCTAGCTTAGGTCTTCGGATATGGGGACCATTGGTACCAGCGTCTGACAATAAAATGGGTCTTTGGTCTCTAGTTGGGGCCCAAACCATTGTTGGATTATTTTGCATGTATAGACTGAGAGGATTACGTGGCCCTACCAAGTCTTTACGAAGAGATATTGCAGACATACCTAGCTTGAATAGGTTTTCAACTACACATGGTGAGATCTTGGCATCTCCAGTACCTGCCGCAATGGGGCATGTCCGCGTGGGTAATACAGCGAGTGTTGTTAATGGTGGGAAAGTTTTGGGTACCACATTTGGCGGCGCTTCCTCATTCTTTAAAAGTAAAGCACAAGGAACTGGTCAaggttttttcaaatctgcAGGTGTTATTGCATTCAGAAAAGTACTTTATTTATTAACTGGGACACTTTTACTATCGCAGTCATTGTTGGAGACATGCAGGttaacaattttgaaatatgatcCATGGGTGGAAGAGGCCAAAAGCGTTCGTGAGAAACAATTTTACAACGACATAATTCAGTTTTATCATGAGGGTATTGATCCAACCAAAATAAGAGTAAAGGATGCCAAGAGCGGTGATGTAATGTCCACAAACATTCCAGAAGTCAGACAGAGCGTTGCTTTGGTAAGAGCTCAATCAGAAGCGCAAAACCCCATCATCAGATGGTATGGTCCTTTAGAGTACCAACCAATGTCTTTCACAGAATATTTGGACAGGCTGGAGTATCATTTAGACATGGCGGACTTTTTACAGGATAAAAGAAACGTCAAAGAAAGTACTATCCAGGTCATGAAGAAACTCACCCACACCCAGGGTGAATCTGAACAAATTATCAAGATCAATGAGAAAAATAGGCGCGAACTTCTCAATATCACATCAAATGTAGACAAAGGCACCATGCctttatcatcaaatgTACAACAATATCCTTCAAGAGGAATCGTCATGGATGTCAATCAAGACTCCCCTGAAAAAGTGgatttggaagaaacaTGGAACTTGTATGATCCCTGGATGAACTTGGCCTTCGATACATCCCTCAGCATTAAATTCTTACCCACCTTGATGACCCCTAACGATATCATGGACGGGAAATCGAAAGAAAGGAATGATTccaatgatgataaagaaCCAAAAGCTGAATAG
- the GRH1 gene encoding Grh1p (similar to Saccharomyces cerevisiae GRH1 (YDR517W); ancestral locus Anc_1.32), which translates to MFRIAKNLVKTLEQSVLTLSQDTNQLDLFFQSIPPNLLLPQRHSQIQLEEGTDQQSQIAFDHRFNNVVSGLRVLCVDETQLQLQSFFDYIIGINDDVVPLISNQHGYFYPDYNKISQIFNAHCNQHLKLNVWSAKGGSFRDEYISVIAKDASQLDDVSLSLSKESEHIFQPLGFKVQWTSLVASTFTYHVLNINIPNGPAAQSGLIPDEDYIIGCQDGLLATGGEALLQDIVRSRANQDLILYVYNRVHDCVRPLTVQIGGDGRLGCNVGSGFLHRIPAVSTSHQQFDEHQAHLTEELYSPSPLDLQPATDSVFVPGNVITPVSHSTTAGASPPKKQAHRKKHVDPAVAATPMMNEYFSEGKDTSARAHSSTPDSTKLSQPPPPPTTTRRS; encoded by the coding sequence ATGTTCAGAATAGCCAAGAACCTGGTCAAAACACTTGAACAGAGTGTTTTGACTCTATCGCAGGATACCAACCAACTGGACCTATTCTTCCAATCGATTCCTCCAAATCTGCTGCTACCGCAGCGTCACTCGCAGATTCAACTGGAAGAGGGTACAGACCAGCAGTCCCAGATAGCATTCGATCACCGCTTCAATAACGTAGTATCGGGACTGAGGGTTCTCTGTGTGGATGAAACACAATTGCAGCTTCAGTCGTTTTTCGATTATATCATAGGCATCAACGATGACGTCGTTCCGCTCATAAGCAACCAGCACGGGTATTTTTACCCAGATTACAACAAGATATCACAGATCTTCAACGCGCACTGCAATCAGCACCTGAAGTTAAACGTCTGGTCGGCTAAAGGCGGCTCGTTTAGGGACGAATACATCAGTGTTATTGCCAAAGACGCGTCTCAACTCGACGATGTCTCCTTGTCCTTGAGCAAGGAGTCTGAGCACATCTTCCAACCTCTCGGTTTCAAAGTGCAGTGGACATCATTAGTAGCTTCGACTTTCACTTACCACGTTTTGAACATCAATATTCCAAATGGACCAGCCGCGCAATCCGGCTTAATACCAGATGAAGATTACATCATTGGTTGTCAGGATGGTCTACTGGCTACTGGGGGCGAGGCCCTTTTACAAGACATAGTGAGATCAAGGGCGAATCAGGATTTGATTCTATACGTTTATAACAGGGTGCATGACTGTGTAAGGCCACTCACGGTCCAAATCGGTGGAGATGGCCGCCTGGGCTGCAACGTGGGTTCGGGGTTCCTTCATAGAATACCCGCTGTCTCTACAAGTCACCAACAGTTCGATGAACATCAAGCACACCTTACGGAAGAGCTTTATTCCCCGTCGCCATTGGATTTACAACCCGCTACGGATTCTGTCTTTGTTCCCGGCAATGTCATAACTCCAGTTTCTCACTCCACCACAGCGGGGGCCTCTCCTCCAAAGAAGCAGGCCCATAGGAAGAAACATGTAGATCCTGCTGTTGCCGCAACCCCGATGATGAACGAATACTTCAGCGAGGGTAAAGATACATCAGCTAGAGCACACTCATCTACACCAGATAGTACGAAATTGAGCCAGCCCCCGCCGCCACCTACAACCACCAGGAGATCGTAA
- the EMC1 gene encoding Emc1p (similar to Saccharomyces cerevisiae YCL045C; ancestral locus Anc_1.29), with product MVQFLCLIYSLLLGALTVNAVFIEDAFISDWQLENIGRYECVMEDQGQQNLIILSDYESNTLMSFVNETSGTIIFRYPLDFKAIDAMLLEDRSAYVLKDLEGNTYLFDASNGFLLDDKISVETFVSSCIPHSSSVIISNNTLKFMDQDSQLEISQVPLRENFESLKFLYHDNLGSVKFLYSTDDYQYIFESFENGVPKNQWHRDEVVSDVCSYTFVDVPNEALLSKKSELLTEQEFTNVWDAYTYRVSQNWGRFKGFLKENNYSPGKIIMRLMKMDSHSLNYSSDVEFGLAKYLIVASKKGQLSAIDVRNGSKVWQRQTSLEDTIFMDNLSKKSQIISFDKNGSYEIYDISNVTEPVLARKDRVEISSINLISKLSENKYLLQSGNDIKKIFCLGGCVDEPITTVLATHDKKGVHGTIVKSDYQMQDTWEITMSESEEIVAFAKKGDEPISNIGVTLGNRTVLYKYLYPNLASYVVANKKTGNIYVHLVDTVTGELLFSQFHDEKVDIYSPVNMVFGDSWFIYSFFSNEPIPEQRLVVVELYESLHADERVTTASEHYDPFRAVNKPFTISNAYYFPEVIKRMVVSRTKYQITLSAIILELTNGQITYLSKALLNARRQPEVKMTDSDKKEVMAMPYISTLPLNDQFIITHSRALLMGETAELISVATNLESTSIVCDIGHDIFCTKLHPSGQFDTMSPSFEKGKLLATILGLFVLSYFLRPMVESAQLKTQWLVRS from the coding sequence ATGGTTCAGTTTCTCTGTCTGATCTACTCCCTTTTACTGGGTGCCCTCACAGTGAATGCTGTCTTCATTGAAGATGCGTTCATCTCCGATTGGCAATTGGAGAACATCGGCCGATATGAGTGTGTGATGGAGGATCAAGGTCAACAGAATCTAATTATTCTCTCGGATTATGAATCAAATACTCTGATGTCTTTTGTAAATGAAACTAGTGGCACAATTATATTCAGATATCCGTTGGATTTTAAGGCAATTGATGCGATGTTATTGGAGGATCGTTCTGCGTATGTTCTAAAAGACCTCGAGGGCAATACATATCTATTTGATGCCTCAAATGGATTCCTATTGGATGATAAAATATCGGTTGAAACTTTTGTCTCTTCGTGCATTCCACATTCGAGCTCTGTGATTATTTCTAACAATACGTTGAAATTTATGGATCAAGACTCCCAGTTGGAGATTTCACAAGTTCCTTTGAGAGAGAACTtcgaatctttgaaattcttaTACCATGATAATCTAGGTTCAGTCAAATTTCTATACTCAACTGATGACtatcaatatatttttgagtcatttgaaaatgggGTTCCTAAAAACCAATGGCATAGAGACGAAGTAGTCAGTGACGTTTGTTCCTATACCTTCGTTGACGTACCAAATGAAGCATTGCTGtccaaaaaatctgaacTTCTAACAGAACAAGAGTTTACGAACGTCTGGGATGCGTACACGTATCGAGTCAGTCAGAACTGGGGTCGTTTCAAGGGATTcctaaaagaaaacaattaCTCTCCGGGAAAGATCATAATGAGactgatgaaaatggatAGTCACTCTTTAAACTATTCAAGTGACGTAGAATTTGGGCTGGCGAAGTATCTAATCGTGGCATCTAAAAAAGGCCAACTTTCAGCGATTGATGTCAGAAACGGATCAAAAGTTTGGCAGAGACAAACCAGTCTTGAGGACACAATATTTATGGATAATCTTTCGAAAAAGAGTCAAATTATATCATTCGATAAAAACGGGTCTTATGAGATATACGATATTAGTAACGTGACAGAACCTGTTTTAGCGAGAAAAGATCGTGTAGAAATTTCCTCCATTAATTTAATATCCAAATTAAGTGAAAATAAATACTTGCTACAGTCCGGtaatgatatcaaaaagatattttGTCTTGGAGGGTGTGTAGACGAGCCAATTACGACAGTGCTTGCTACCCATGATAAAAAAGGAGTTCATGGCACAATTGTGAAAAGCGATTATCAGATGCAAGATACTTGGGAGATAACTATGAGTGAATCTGAAGAGATTGTTGcctttgcaaaaaaaggTGATGAGCCCATTTCAAACATCGGTGTGACGCTTGGAAATAGGACTGTACTTTACAAGTATCTATACCCTAATCTGGCAAGTTATGTCGTTgccaataaaaaaacaggaAACATATATGTGCACCTCGTTGATACAGTTACTGGAGAACTACTTTTTTCCCAATTTCACGACGAGAAGGTAGACATTTATTCACCAGTAAATATGGTTTTCGGTGACAGTTGGTTtatatattctttcttcagtAATGAACCAATTCCGGAGCAAAGACTTGTTGTAGTTGAGCTTTACGAATCTTTGCATGCTGACGAAAGAGTCACGACAGCCTCGGAACATTACGATCCTTTCAGGGCTGTCAATAAGCCATTTACTATATCAAATGCATATTATTTCCCCGAAGTTATAAAACGGATGGTTGTGTCGCGCaccaaatatcaaataaCCTTGAGCGCTATTATCCTTGAACTCACAAATGGACAAATCACATACCTCTCCAAAGCACTTCTTAATGCTAGACGTCAACCAGAAGTGAAGATGACAGATAGTGATAAAAAGGAAGTTATGGCGATGCCGTACATCAGTACGTTACCGCTGAATGACCAATTCATTATCACACATTCGAGGGCTTTGCTGATGGGAGAAACTGCGGAATTAATATCAGTTGCCACCAATTTGGAATCTACCAGCATTGTATGCGACATCGGACATGATATATTCTGCACAAAATTGCATCCCTCTGGACAATTTGATACAATGAGTCCCAGTTTCGAAAAGGGCAAACTCCTTGCAACTATTTTAGGATTGTTTGTGCTTTCTTACTTTCTTCGTCCTATGGTGGAATCTGCCCAGCTGAAGACTCAATGGCTGGTTAGAAGCTAA